Genomic window (Pristiophorus japonicus isolate sPriJap1 chromosome 9, sPriJap1.hap1, whole genome shotgun sequence):
aaccttgcggtaccccactagtcactgcctgccattctgaaaagtacccatttactcctactctttgcttcctgtctgacaaccagttctcaatccatgtcagtacactacccccaatcccatgtgctctaactttgcacatcaatctcttgtgtgggaccttgtcgaacgccttctgaaagtccaaatataccacatcaactggttctcccttatccactctactggaaacatcctcaaaaaattccagaagatttgtcaagcatgatttccctttcacaaatccatgctgacttggacctatcatgtcacctctttccaaatgcactgctatgacatccttaataattgattccatcattttacccactaccgatgtcaggctgaccggtctataattccctgttttctctctccctccttttttaaaaagtggggttacattggctaccctccactccataggaactgatccagagtcaatggaatgttggaaaatgactgtcaacgcatccactatttccaaggccacctccttaagtactctgggatgcagtccatcaggccctggggatttatcggccttcaatcccatcaatttccccaacacaatttcccggctaataaggatttccctcagttcctcctccttactagaccccccgaccccttttataaccggaaggttgttcgtgtcctccttcgtgaataccgaaccaaagtacttgttcaattggtccgccatttctttgttccccgttatgacttcccctgattctgactgcaggggacctacatttgtctttactaacctttttctctttacatatctatagaaacttttgcaatccgtcttaatgttccctgcaagcttcttctcatactccattttccctgccctaatcaaaccctttgaaacatcggagggacggcggagtaggagtgtttgctgggactgtgcaggagttaatatctgacagaaactgtcccagtttagttgaatcagagtgaaacactcggttactgagagtaataccgaacggccctgagctgcaagattacagggagtacaacaggcaagcgagggttaaatgtgggaccttgtttctctcactctctgacactgtcccgcagtgtgggattaataatgtgtctgtatgtggtacaatatcagtgagagaggggactgtatcttCTGTCTCCCCAATGGGAACTTTCAGGATAAAACCGGACCTCACAGATCAATTGGGACAGATACCGTGTAAGTCTTTCTGTGTCTCACCGTCCTGCCTCGATCTCTCCGATCTCTCACTTAGCACTCTCCCCCATCTCTGACTCTGTTACAATCCTTTTCTCTTGTACTGTCTGTGAAGGGGGGATACTGTTATTTCGCGTGATGTGGAAACACTTGTGAGTACaacactataggagcagggaggtcttactgcagttgtacagggccttggtgaggtcacaccttgaatattgtgtacagttttggtctcctaatctgaggaaggacattcttgctattgagggagtgcagcgaaggttcaccagattgattccaggatggcaggactgtcatatgaagaaagactggatagactaggtttatattcactggaatttagaagaatgagaggggatctcatagaaacatataacattctgacgggattgcacaggttagatgcaggaagaatgttcccaatggtggggatgtccagaaccgggggtcacggtttaagaataaggggtaagccatttaggaccgagatgagaagaaacttcttcactcagagaattgtgagcctgtggaattttctaccacagaaagttgttgaggccagttcgttagatatattcaaaagggagttagatatggcccttacggtgaaagggatcaaggggtatggagagaaagcaggaatggggtactgaagttgcatgatcagccatgatcatattgaatggtggtgcaaacttgaagggccgaatggcctactcctgcacctattttctatgtttctatgatactgtttctgtttctctctctggtgctatacatgacggtgtggcactgttactgagcgtaatatggaaacactgataccaagtgtaagactgataatgtgtctgtctctttctctctctttcggtggtgctatacatgaatgtgtgatactaTTATTGAGAGTAATATTGAGACACAGTTAGGGAGTTTAAGACTgattctgtgtctgtctctctgtcgctccctctgatagccatctctgggtggtgagtatgggatggataggataccagttactgttatatgtccctcattttcggaggagagagagagagagagacaaagagagggtggaggggcggTGAACTCATAATTTCTATTTTCACGTTAATCAAACATATTTCTGCGTGCGAACAATGTAATAACTTAACAGCATATATGGGTTAAGCCAGCCTctgctgtgattggctcctgcccctgaatctggggaaCAGACACTCTGAGGAACGCCGgcctcagagtgtttaacacttactgagctaggaaactacaactaaccccgagaatcggcagcacaggccgagcggagaggtaaccctgtgctgggagctgtaaatctgggacagtttgtgctgtgaatgtgcagatgtgaacattgtgtgagcgagagtgtgttaaaggggcgggccggtGAGACGAATGTCACTTTGTTTGTGTCATCGCCGGATTCCAGAGTCCCgcttgtgtaaaattcaaagattttcctgtcacaggatcgccctgctgccctgctcaggtctaaagtgggaattaaacgtcaagtttgatgtgatttcaaatttcaatcgaaaaacagagaaaatgtccgcgatcgggtgagagagcgcgatcagtgcagcaatgCTGCCATTAATTCGGAGGAAGCTTTCTCGACAACAAACATCCCGGtcttcgggacagaaagaggccagtctgggaatctggagggcccgggttgaattggaatcggacagttaatgaggagagagaaacacagagaggctggaggggcggggagctgacagcaggatgtctcgccccgtccgctcgctgcctttaagttgctctgtgccgccgcctcccgtttcatttctgaccgagctctgactgtcagagagattttccacagagtCGCCGACATGACTGACACTTCAGCCGCCGAAACAGCTCCTTCTGCCGCCGCCGCTCAAGCCAAGGCCCCCCGCAAGAAGAAGAAGGCAGCTCCCCGCTCCAAGCCAGCCGGCCCCACGTtgggcgaacagatcctcaaggttgtgaccgatggcagcgatcgcaaggggatgtctctggccgcgataaagaaggctctggcggccaaaggcgtggatgtggagaagcgcgggtcccagatcaggttcagtatcaagaggaatgtgacaaatggcttcctggtgcagaccaagggcacgggcgcctcgggctccttcaaagtcgctaagaaggaaaaccaggggaaagtgggaaggaaggtgaataaaccagcagccaagaactctccagccaagaaaccagcagccaagaaatctccagccaagaaaccagcagccaagaaatctccggccaagaaaccagcagccaagaaatctccggccaagaaaccagcagccaagaaatctccggccaagaaaacgagcaccaagaaggcgcTAACAGTAAAAAAGTCAGCGAAAGCGGCGGCTGGGAAGAAGGCGGCAGCGGCgaagcccaagagccccaagaaggcctcgggcgcaaaggtgaaggcggccaaaaaggtggGAAAACCGAGGGCCAAGGCCAAATCAACAAAACCCAAGAAACCAGCgctcaaaaagtaaataaaaagtgcaacttgtaaacatctgaacccaaaggctcttctcagagccacccacgcctctcagaaaagagttgatccccgaatcaaatgatccctgtcccggggccgggctcagatttcagacagaaatcattgaacatgaagccaggatccctggtgactcgctgacattggctgcacccacccctcccccagtgtctgcaataaaacacacagagaatgggatgtccggcccgggcctcactgtaactggggatgtgttcagctccagtctcagttcctggtcattgtcatttcacagattcagggggagagtctgtgagacggtgacactggcggagataccccgcctcacaactcaaaccccaaacaccacattctccaaatcagctggaataaggtgtttgaaaactgctgaacccgtctgtgagaggaagtgtggggagatggaacaaggtctgagattgacagggaaggggctgtatataggcgggaatattcgCGATTGTTAATTGTAGCGGGACTTTATTTAAAAGCTTCAGGTTCCTGGAAGCTTTGAATATAAATTCCGAGTCTGTTTCGGTTCTATTGTCGGAAAACGGTTTGAAATTAGCGGCTGCAGAAAGCTGGAgcggagctggaagatcagaggccgctctctgctctgtctgtcaatcttgactatgtctcctccccttcccgcctctctcactctgcgctttctcagtcaggtcggctccGGCTCTATAAAAAGGAGCCGGCAGCCGTTCACTTCTCATTCAGCGGCAGTTTAAGTGAAGAGTCATTATCATGTCTGGTCGCgggaaaggaggcaaaggactgggtaaaggcggagccaagcggcaccgtaaagtgctccgtgataacatccagggcatcaccaaaccagccatccgccgcctggctcgccgtggcggtgtcaaacggatctcgggcctgatctacgaggagacccgcggggtgctgaaggtttttctggagaatgtgatcagggatgcggtcacctACACTGAACACGCCaaacgcaagacggtcactgccatggatgtggtgtacgctctgaaacggcagggccgcactctctatggattcggcggctgaataactcgacccttttcccccaaacacaacacaaaggctcttctaagagccacccaccggcacacagagagagcagcgacctggggatcGGAGCGCGGACAGTTTGGTTGGGAAATGGTTTCGGCTGTTTAATTAATGGAAAGAAAGgtttggatttatattgcgcctttcacgaccaccgaacgtctcaagacagaaaaatagaaaataggtgcaggagtaggccattcggcccttcgagcctgcaccgccattcaacaagatcacagctgatcacctccccacgccccctccacactccccaacccccgcccccccccccctcagccgcaaggaccacatccaatgaacaagaccaatgaagtacttttggagtgtagtctctaggaatatgggaattattaaatattttacaactatTGTAAATATGAGAGATCAGAAACTCCGGCTGACAGTCACAATTACCGGGCAGGATACACAGTCCTCTTTACACATtacagtctcccctcacagataattCCTGTCATGTGAGGTTTCTGTGTGAGAATCGGTTAAGTGGGACGGCACTGGCGGGATCGATGCGGGACTTTATGTTTACAGGAAGCAGTGACCGCGGATTTATTCCCGCCCGGTACAGACGGATCAGGGAATGGAACATAATTCAAACCGGAATGTGACAGAATGGGAttggtgacttataatggggcacaatcgccgttataaagagcgggattcttaaattgctggcgggaaattagattttatttaatctctgttggttgatattctgaaattggcgggctttttgaaaATTGACCAAAtgtcagtttcagttcagccaatTAGGGCCCAGTATTCCTCGCCCTTCATTTTCACTCGGTGCtt
Coding sequences:
- the LOC139274076 gene encoding histone H1-like → MTDTSAAETAPSAAAAQAKAPRKKKKAAPRSKPAGPTLGEQILKVVTDGSDRKGMSLAAIKKALAAKGVDVEKRGSQIRFSIKRNVTNGFLVQTKGTGASGSFKVAKKENQGKVGRKVNKPAAKNSPAKKPAAKKSPAKKPAAKKSPAKKPAAKKSPAKKPAAKKSPAKKTSTKKALTVKKSAKAAAGKKAAAAKPKSPKKASGAKVKAAKKVGKPRAKAKSTKPKKPALKK